A DNA window from Camelina sativa cultivar DH55 chromosome 17, Cs, whole genome shotgun sequence contains the following coding sequences:
- the LOC104755947 gene encoding glyceraldehyde-3-phosphate dehydrogenase GAPCP2, chloroplastic, translating to MAFSSLLRSAATSAAAPRLELYPSSSYDHSQVTSSLGFSHNLTSSRFSGAAVSTGSSSSLQKCNARRVQPIKATATAAPPAVQRSRSSGKTKVGINGFGRIGRLVLRIGTFRDDIEVVAVNDPFIDAKYMAYMFKYDSTHGNYKGTINVIDDSTLEINGKQVKVVSNRDPAEIPWADLGAEYVVESSGVFTTVGKASAHLKGGAKKVIISAPSADAPMFVVGVNEKTYQPNMDIVSNASCTTNCLAPLAKVVHEEFGILEGLMTTVHATTATQKTVDGPSMKDWRGGRGASQNIIPSSTGAAKAVGKVLPELNGKLTGMAFRVPTANVSVVDLTCRLEKDASYEDVKAAIKFASEGPLRGILGYTEEDVVSNDFVGDSRSSIFDANAGIGLSKSFMKLVSWYDNEWGYSNRVLDLIEHMALVAASR from the exons ATGGCCTTCTCTTCTCTACTCAGATCTGCCGCCACTTCCGCCGCCGCTCCTCGTCTCGAGCTTTATCCATCGTCTTCATACGATCATTCTCAG GTCACTTCAAGTCTTGGATTCAGTCACAACCTGACCTCGTCCAGATTTTCTGGTGCTGCAGTTTCAACTGGGTCATCTTCATCTTTACA AAAATGCAATGCTAGAAGGGTACAACCTATCAAGGCCACTGCTACGGCAGCACCTCCTGCTGttcaaa GGTCAAGGAGCAGCGGAAAGACAAAGGTCGGCATCAATG GTTTTGGTCGAATTGGAAGACTGGTCCTCCGTATCGGAACCTTCAGGGATGATATTGAGGTTGTAGCTGTCAATGATCCATTCATAGACGCCAAGTACATG GCTTACATGTTCAAGTATGATTCTACTCATGGAAATTACAAAGGAACCATCAATGTAATTGATGATTCTACTTTGGAGATCAATGGAAAACAGGTCAAAGTTGTCAGCAATAG AGACCCAGCTGAAATCCCGTGGGCTGATCTTGGAGCCGAGTATGTTGTTGAGTCTTCAGGAGTATTCACCACTGTTGGAAAAGCATCAGCACATTTGAAG GGTGGTGCCAAGAAAGTCATCATTTCTGCCCCTTCAGCGGACGCGCCCATGTTTGTTGTTGGAGTAAACGAGAAGACATACCAACCAAACATGGATATTGTCTCCAATGCAAGCTGTACCACCAATTGTCTGGCACCTCTTGCCAAG GTGGTGCATGAGGAATTTGGTATTCTTGAAGGCTTGATGACAACAGTCCACGCCACGACAG CTACTCAGAAAACTGTGGACGGCCCATCAATGAAGGACTGGAGAGGAGGCCGAGGCGCCAGTCAAAACATCATTCCTAGCTCAACCGGTGCTGCAAAG GCTGTAGGTAAGGTCCTTCCAGAACTCAATGGAAAACTAACGGGAATGGCGTTCCGTGTTCCAACAGCAAATGTTTCTGTTGTGGATCTAACTTGTCGACTTGAGAAGGATGCATCGTATGAAGACGTTAAGGCAGCCATAAA GTTTGCATCAGAAGGGCCACTTAGGGGAATTCTTGGGTATACAGAAGAAGATGTCGTCTCTAACGATTTTGTAGGAGATTCAAG GTCAAGTATCTTTGATGCGAATGCTGGGATTGGGTTAAGCAAATCCTTCATGAAACTTGTCTCCTGGTATGACAACGAATGGGGTTACAG CAACCGAGTCCTCGACCTGATAGAGCACATGGCGTTAGTTGCAGCCAGCCGCTAA
- the LOC104755946 gene encoding uncharacterized protein LOC104755946 isoform X2, with product MPMERSYSNARMANSFMFWNDCVEPEDLEEMWMDPAVSAEWIEVGETKGQKVHLSRDPDGQPYLTQTEMKAVADITVRRHFDSILDPVMICAIAELESDRKPLIMRYSKKTKETGLGILQVFEKTAAWLAGGQGYSAYNVDDNPDLLHKPFINVYFGAAYLKWLTDYQNNQRSEEFVVRAYNGGTKKATHKSTLPYWKRYLAVKESLPSRKHVDAGPSSFHPTNPASAGSNTNFTYWDCRASPEDMENMWNHSEVCKEWTKSKEERGKVRFSQDGEKRPYLSRGELKAVAEIIVSKYFSTKGIRVPLVCAVADTVCMRFVNGTKKHAGILGVDYSTASWLYSELGYRAYRVDSADDLTKPFVSMYFGVAYLVWLSEYEGSQRSNQFIVQAYMRGPDNVDLEQSCPIWLKFEQALSYYEESKRESGSCIIL from the exons ATGCCAATGGAAAGGTCGTATAGCAATGCAAGAATGGCCAACAGTTTCATGTTCTGGAATGATTGTGTTGAGCCAGAGGATTTAGAAGAAATGTGGATGGATCCTGCGGTGAGTGCTGAATGGATTGAGGTTGGTGAGACTAAAGGGCAGAAGGTTCACCTCTCTAGGGATCCTGATGGACAACCTTATCTAACACAGACCGAGATGAAG GCTGTTGCTGATATTACTGTCCGGAGGCATTTTGATTCCATATTGGATCCG GTAATGATATGCGCAATTGCTGAGCTTGAAAGTGACCGGAAGCCTCTTATTATGCGGTACAGCAAAAAGACCAAAGAAACTGGCCTAGGAATTTTACAAGTTTTCGAAAAGACAGCAGCGTGGTTGGCTGG GGGGCAAGGCTATTCGGCATATAATGTGGATGACAATCCAGATCTTCTTCACAAGCCctttataaatgtatattttggTGCAGCTTACCTGAAATGGTTAACAGACTATCAGAATAA CCAGAGAAGTGAAGAGTTTGTTGTCAGAGCATATAATGGTGGGACAAAAAAGGCGACTCACAAGTCGACATTACCGTATTGGAAACGATACCTTGCAGTGAAAGAAAGTCTCCCTTCAAG AAAACATGTTGATGCTGGCCCTTCAAGCTTTCATCCTACGAATCCTGCTTCAGCAGGCTCAA ACACCAATTTCACATACTGGGACTGTCGAGCTTCCCCTGAAGATATGGAAAATATGTGGAATCATTCTGAAGTATGTAAAGAGTGGACAAAATCTAAAGAAGAAAGGGGGAAGGTTCGTTTTTCACAAGATGGTGAAAAGAGGCCTTACCTTTCTCGAGGGGAACTAAAG GCTGTTGCAGAAATAATTGTTTCAAAGTACTTCAGCACGAAAGGAATTAGAGTT CCTCTTGTTTGTGCGGTTGCTGATACTGTGTGCATGCGGTTTGTGAATGGTACTAAGAAACATGCTGGAATACTCGGAGTGGACTACTCAACCGCTTCCTGGTTATATTC GGAGCTAGGATACCGAGCATACAGAGTTGATTCAGCAGACGATCTAACCAAACCATTTGTCTCAATGTACTTCGGTGTAGcctatttggtttggttatccGAATATGAAGGAAG TCAGAGAAGTAATCAATTCATTGTCCAAGCATATATGAGAGGTCCTGACAACGTTGATCTTGAACAATCATGTCCAATCTGGCTCAAGTTTGAGCAAGCTCTAAGCTATTATGAAGAGTCCAAGAG GGAATCAGGAAGTTGCATTATCCTATGA
- the LOC104755946 gene encoding uncharacterized protein LOC104755946 isoform X1, producing the protein MPMERSYSNARMANSFMFWNDCVEPEDLEEMWMDPAVSAEWIEVGETKGQKVHLSRDPDGQPYLTQTEMKAVADITVRRHFDSILDPVMICAIAELESDRKPLIMRYSKKTKETGLGILQVFEKTAAWLAGGQGYSAYNVDDNPDLLHKPFINVYFGAAYLKWLTDYQNNQRSEEFVVRAYNGGTKKATHKSTLPYWKRYLAVKESLPSRKHVDAGPSSFHPTNPASAGSNTNFTYWDCRASPEDMENMWNHSEVCKEWTKSKEERGKVRFSQDGEKRPYLSRGELKAVAEIIVSKYFSTKGIRVPLVCAVADTVCMRFVNGTKKHAGILGVDYSTASWLYSELGYRAYRVDSADDLTKPFVSMYFGVAYLVWLSEYEGSQRSNQFIVQAYMRGPDNVDLEQSCPIWLKFEQALSYYEESKSRESGSCIIL; encoded by the exons ATGCCAATGGAAAGGTCGTATAGCAATGCAAGAATGGCCAACAGTTTCATGTTCTGGAATGATTGTGTTGAGCCAGAGGATTTAGAAGAAATGTGGATGGATCCTGCGGTGAGTGCTGAATGGATTGAGGTTGGTGAGACTAAAGGGCAGAAGGTTCACCTCTCTAGGGATCCTGATGGACAACCTTATCTAACACAGACCGAGATGAAG GCTGTTGCTGATATTACTGTCCGGAGGCATTTTGATTCCATATTGGATCCG GTAATGATATGCGCAATTGCTGAGCTTGAAAGTGACCGGAAGCCTCTTATTATGCGGTACAGCAAAAAGACCAAAGAAACTGGCCTAGGAATTTTACAAGTTTTCGAAAAGACAGCAGCGTGGTTGGCTGG GGGGCAAGGCTATTCGGCATATAATGTGGATGACAATCCAGATCTTCTTCACAAGCCctttataaatgtatattttggTGCAGCTTACCTGAAATGGTTAACAGACTATCAGAATAA CCAGAGAAGTGAAGAGTTTGTTGTCAGAGCATATAATGGTGGGACAAAAAAGGCGACTCACAAGTCGACATTACCGTATTGGAAACGATACCTTGCAGTGAAAGAAAGTCTCCCTTCAAG AAAACATGTTGATGCTGGCCCTTCAAGCTTTCATCCTACGAATCCTGCTTCAGCAGGCTCAA ACACCAATTTCACATACTGGGACTGTCGAGCTTCCCCTGAAGATATGGAAAATATGTGGAATCATTCTGAAGTATGTAAAGAGTGGACAAAATCTAAAGAAGAAAGGGGGAAGGTTCGTTTTTCACAAGATGGTGAAAAGAGGCCTTACCTTTCTCGAGGGGAACTAAAG GCTGTTGCAGAAATAATTGTTTCAAAGTACTTCAGCACGAAAGGAATTAGAGTT CCTCTTGTTTGTGCGGTTGCTGATACTGTGTGCATGCGGTTTGTGAATGGTACTAAGAAACATGCTGGAATACTCGGAGTGGACTACTCAACCGCTTCCTGGTTATATTC GGAGCTAGGATACCGAGCATACAGAGTTGATTCAGCAGACGATCTAACCAAACCATTTGTCTCAATGTACTTCGGTGTAGcctatttggtttggttatccGAATATGAAGGAAG TCAGAGAAGTAATCAATTCATTGTCCAAGCATATATGAGAGGTCCTGACAACGTTGATCTTGAACAATCATGTCCAATCTGGCTCAAGTTTGAGCAAGCTCTAAGCTATTATGAAGAGTCCAAGAG CAGGGAATCAGGAAGTTGCATTATCCTATGA
- the LOC104755948 gene encoding metal tolerance protein 10-like produces the protein MATEHVVRTADEYNVELLPSEHDAPPLQSSWRLSLDAFQLPSSPSSTGRHDGLTCFSRYFRTPRKERRVSEYYKKQERLLEGFNEMETIHEAGFASGAPTEEEMKKLAKSERLAVHISNATNLVLFVAKVYASMESRSMAVIASTLDSLLDLLSGFILWFTANAMRKPNQFHYPIGKRRMQPVGIIVFASVMATLGLQVLLESGRQLVAKSGIHMNSTEEKWMIGIMVSVTIVKFLLMLYCRGFQNEIVRAYAQDHLFDVVTNSIGLATAVLAVKFYWWIDPSGAILIALYTIATWARTVLENVHSLIGRSAPPDFLAKLTFLIWNHHEQIKHIDTVRAYTFGTHYFVEVDIVLPEDMRLQEAHNIGETLQEKLEQLSEVERAFVHIDFEFTHRPEHKCN, from the exons ATGGCGACGGAGCATGTAGTCCGTACGGCAGACGAATACAATGTCGAGCTTTTACCTAGCGAACACGATGCGCCGCCGCTTCAGTCGTCTTGGCGTCTCAGCCTCGACGCTTTTCAACTCCCTTCTTCACCCTCCTCCACCGGCCGTCACGACGGTCTCACTTGCTTCTCTCGCTATTTCCGTACTCCAA GGAAGGAACGTAGAGTCTCTGAATATTACAAGAAGCAAGAGAGGCTCCTCGAGGGTTTCAATGAGATGGAGACTATCCACGAAGCTGGTTTTGCATCTGGTGCTCCAACTGAG GAAGAAATGAAGAAGCTTGCAAAGAGTGAGAGACTGGCAGTTCACATCTCTAACGCAACAAATTTGGTGCTTTTTGTGGCTAAAGTTTATGCCTCTATGGAGAGTAGATCCATGGCTGTGATTGCTTCAACTTTGGACTCTCTCTTGGATCTCTTGTCTGGTTTTATTCTCTGGTTTACAGCTAATGCCATGAGGAAACCAAACCAGTTTCACTATCCCATCGGAAAGCGCCGTATGCAACCTGTG GGCATCATTGTGTTTGCTTCCGTGATGGCAACTCTTGGACTGCAAGTTTTACTAGAGTCAGGAAGACAACTAGTTGCCAAG AGTGGTATACATATGAATAGCACAGAAGAGAAATGGATGATCGGGATCATGGTCTCTGTCACCATCGTGAAGTTTCTACTCATGCTTTATTGCAGAGGATTTCAGAACGAAATCGTTAGGGCCTACGCTCAGGATCACCTCTTTGACGTCGTTACCAATTCAATCGGCTTAGCAACAGCTGTCTTGGCCGTCAAATTCTACTGGTGGATTGATCCCTCTGGTGCTATACTT ATAGCTTTGTACACCATAGCAACATGGGCAAGAACCGTACTAGAGAACGTCCATTCGCTGATAGGACGCTCTGCGCCGCCAGATTTCTTGGCGAAACTGACATTCTTGATATGGAACCATCACGAACAAATCAAGCATATTGACACAGTAAGGGCTTACACTTTTGGGACACACTATTTTGTTGAAGTGGACATTGTTTTGCCAGAGGACATGAGACTACAAGAAGCTCACAACATCGGAGAGACTCTTCAGGAAAAGCTAGAGCAGCTCTCTGAAGTGGAACGAGCTTTTGTCCACATAGACTTTGAGTTCACTCATCGTCCTGAACACAAGTGTAATTAG
- the LOC104755949 gene encoding uncharacterized protein LOC104755949, translating to MAFLLTNLSSPSIHLQTGKYPNLKPIFSQSLSSSSSSISYEFEEDNLSTLSLSSIQSPPLKDAQVKTRHASQDKHNNHDKDEFYINLGVAVRTLREDLPLLFTRDLNYDIYRDDITLVDPMNTFTGIENYKLIFWALRFHGKILFRDISLEIFRVWQPSENMILIRWNLKGVPRVPWEAKGEFQGTSRYKLDRNGKIYEHKVDNLAFNFPHQLKPAASVLDLVTAASPASSPNPTFFLGPVDSYSSSWVNFYQAVRRTLETEDVFVTDSFLTCS from the exons ATGGCTTTTCTTCTTACTAATCTATCATCTCCCTCAATCCATCTTCAAACCGGAAAATACCCAAACCTTAAACCCATTTTCAGTCAATCTCTatcgtcgtcgtcttcatcaATTAGCTACGAGTTTGAAGAAGATAATCTCTCCACACTCTCTCTTTCTAGTATCCAGTCTCCTCCTCTTAAAGATGCTCAGGTTAAGACAAGACACGCCTCTCAAGACAAGCATAATAACCACGACAAAGATGAATTCTACATCAATCTTGGTGTCGCTGTCCGTACACTTCGTGAAGATTTGCCTTTGCTCTTCACCAGAGACCTCAATTACGACATCTACAG GGATGATATAACACTTGTGGATCCGATGAACACATTCACTGGGATTGAGAACTACAAATTGATCTTCTGGGCACTCAGATTTCATGGGAAGATATTGTTCAGGGATATCTCACTTGAGATCTTCAGGGTATGGCAACCATCAGAGAACATGATCCTCATCAGGTGGAATCTCAAGGGTGTGCCTAGAGTTCCATGGGAAGCTAAAGGAGAGTTTCAAGGCACTTCTCGCTATAAACTCGATCGTAATGGCAAAATCTATGAGCATAAAGTTGATAACTTGGCCTTCAATTTCCCTCATCAGCTCAAACCTGCAGCTTCGGTTTTGGATTTGGTGACTGCTGCTTCCCCTGCAAGTAGTCCCAATCCTACCTTCTTTCTCGGTCCTGTGGACTCTTATTCATCTTCATGGGTTAACTTTTACCAAGCAGTGAGACGGACACTGGAGACAGAGGATGTGTTTGTCACAGACAGTTTTCTCACATGCTCATAG